In Burkholderiaceae bacterium DAT-1, the sequence GATCGCCATTTATGCAAATACCTCGCGGCCAGGGTTGCCCGGTTGCAGATTACCTGCCTTCAGTTCGACCACCTTGCCATCATCAGCGCGCTGAATCAGCGGGTGGCGGAAATTGGCGCGCTGGGCCAGGTTCAGGAAGTCAGTTGCGAAGTCATCCAGATCGGCGGATACCAGCTTAATTTTGCGCACAAAGAAGTTGTAAGCCAGCACTGCCGGTACCGCCACGGCAATACCGATCCCGGTTGCCACCAGCGCCTCGCCAATCGGCCCCGCCACCACGTCGATGCTGGCATTACCCAGCTTTCCGATATGCGTGAGTGCATTCATGATGCCCCACACCGTGCCGAACAAACCAACAAAGGGCGCGGTGCTCCCAATACTGGCCAGCAAAGTCAGGCCAGTTTCCAGACCACGATGCTCGCGATGGATCTGCTGGCGCAGATGGCGCTCGAGCAATTCCTGTCTATCCCATTGGTGATCAAGATTGTGACTGGAGCCATCATCGCTGAGTGCACCAAAACCAGCTTTGGCAAGCCGGGCAAGGGTGCCCTCGGCAGACTCGGTAGAACGGGCCGCTTCACCCAGATCATTCGCCTCCCAGAACTGGGTCGAGAAGCGGCGGTTTTCCTTGCCCACTTTGTACTGTTGCCAGGCTTTCACCAGAATCAGGCTCCAGGTAGCAA encodes:
- a CDS encoding MotA/TolQ/ExbB proton channel family protein, translated to MIDTQSIPGAQITLWALLGFSVATWSLILVKAWQQYKVGKENRRFSTQFWEANDLGEAARSTESAEGTLARLAKAGFGALSDDGSSHNLDHQWDRQELLERHLRQQIHREHRGLETGLTLLASIGSTAPFVGLFGTVWGIMNALTHIGKLGNASIDVVAGPIGEALVATGIGIAVAVPAVLAYNFFVRKIKLVSADLDDFATDFLNLAQRANFRHPLIQRADDGKVVELKAGNLQPGNPGREVFA